A window of the Citrus sinensis cultivar Valencia sweet orange chromosome 9, DVS_A1.0, whole genome shotgun sequence genome harbors these coding sequences:
- the LOC102614537 gene encoding alpha-copaene synthase-like — translation MALQDSEVPSSILNATAGNRPTASYHPTLWGEKFLDYSSVDDSVAMDPTIDQDEFEALKQKIKNMLISPTDKSFQKLSLIDAVQRLGVAYHFEREIEDELEKLSPDEYDGNDVHSVALRFRLLRQQGYRISCDIFGGFKDDRGKFKVSLINDVTGMLNLYEAAHLRIRGEDILDEALAFTTSHLESMVTQVSPQLSDEILHALNRPIRRGLPRLEAVYYIDLYSRDDSKDKAILLKFAKLDFCMLQVIHRKELSIITEWWKNLDVEINLPYARNRVVECYFWAMGVYFEPRYSFARKIFSKVIAMASILDDTYDAYGTLEELELFTNAIKRWDISNIDVLPKYMKLIYQGLLDVFGEAEEQISKEGRTYCMSYVIKAVKKLVQAYFEEAKWCSEGYFPKVEEYMQVSLVTTCYHMLATASFLGMGKIADKQAFEWISNYPKIVKASQVICRLMDDIVSHEFEQKRKHVASGIECYMKQHGVSDEEVIKVFRKEISNGWKDINEGFLKPTEVAMPLLERILNLARVMDVIYKDDDGYTNSYVIKDYITTLLEKPVPF, via the exons ATGGCACTTCAAGATTCAGAAGTTCCTTCTTCCATTCTGAATGCTACAGCCGGCAACCGTCCCACAGCTAGTTATCATCCCACCCTCTGGGGGGAAAAATTCCTTGACTATTCTTCTGTTGACGACTCTGtg GCAATGGATCCCACAATTGATCAAGACGAATTTGAAGCActtaagcaaaaaataaagaacatgTTAATCTCACCAACCGACAAGTCTTTTCAAAAATTGAGCTTGATTGATGCCGTCCAACGCTTAGGAGTGGCTTACCATTTTGAGAGGGAGATAGAAGATGAACTAGAAAAACTATCTCCTGATGAGTATGATGGCAACGATGTACACTCCGTTGCTCTTCGATTTCGGTTACTCAGACAACAAGGATATCGCATATCATGCg ATATTTTTGGCGGTTTCAAAGATGATCGAGGAAAGTTCAAGGTATccttaattaatgatgtgacCGGCATGCTAAATTTGTATGAGGCTGCACATCTTCGCATTCGCGGGGAAGATATCCTGGATGAAGCCCTAGCTTTCACTACTTCTCACCTGGAATCAATGGTTACTCAAGTAAGCCCTCAGCTTTCTGATGAAATACTTCATGCGTTGAATAGGCCAATCCGCAGAGGCTTACCAAGGCTGGAGGCAGTCTATTACATCGATCTCTACTCACGAGATGATTCAAAGGATAAAGCAATATTACTAAAGTTTGCAAAACTAGATTTTTGCATGCTTCAAGTAATTCACCGCAAGGAGTTAAGTATCATCACAGA gtGGTGGAAAAATTTAGATGTTGAAATAAATCTGCCATATGCTAGAAACAGAGTTGTAGAATGCTATTTTTGGGCAATGGGAGTGTATTTTGAGCCTCGATACTCCTTTGCAAGAAAGATATTTTCCAAAGTAATTGCAATGGCATCCATTTTAGATGATACCTACGACGCCTATGGCACACTTGAAGAACTTGAGCTCTTTACAAATGCTATCAAAAG GTGGGATATTAGCAATATAGATGTACTTCCGAAGTACATGAAACTGATTTATCAAGGACTCTTGGATGTTTTTGGCGAAGCTGAGGAGCAAATCTCAAAGGAAGGACGGACATATTGCATGTCATATGTCATAAAAGCG GTGAAGAAACTAGTCCAAGCCTACtttgaggaagccaagtggTGCAGTGAAGGTTATTTTCCAAAAGTGGAGGAGTATATGCAAGTTTCACTTGTGACAACTTGCTATCATATGCTGGCAACGGCTTCTTTTCTTGGCATGGGAAAGATTGCTGATAAGCAGGCCtttgaatggatctccaaTTACCCTAAAATTGTGAAAGCCTCCCAAGTTATTTGCAGACTTATGGATGATATAGTGTCTCATGAG tttgaacaaaaaagaaagcatGTTGCCTCGGGTATTGAATGTTACATGAAGCAGCATGGCGTCTCTGATGAAGAGGTAATTAAAGTATTCCGCAAAGAAATATCAAATGGATGGAAAGATATAAATGAAGGATTCCTGAAACCAACAGAAGTGGCAATGCCTCTCCTTGAGCGCATTCTCAATCTTGCACGGGTGATGGATGTTATTTACAAGGATGATGATGGCTACACCAACTCTTATGTGATCAAAGACTACATCACCACATTGCTTGAGAAGCCTGTTCCCTTTTGA